The DNA sequence GAATAGCTTATGAGGTGGTTCTTGCGATCTCGGcgagaaagggggccctcGCTCGCTCGACATCGCTCCAGAAGATTCGCTAACGATTATAACATCGTTCAAGGCTGATTCGAAGTTCGATGCCATTGTCGATTGACGTTTTCCGAGCGAAGAGACGGCGCCCGCGTAAATTTGTGACCGGGACCTCGACACAAAAAGACCCGGGCTCCAAAGTCACGTGTAAGCTAAAACGATGTAttcattaatttattttttttatagtTCAaacttcgtcctcgtcctcgtcctcgtcgtcttcgtcttcgtcgtcactcaCTTCCTGTCCCAGGCCtctcaatttttctttcagtttcttGTTCTTCTCTGTATTCTCTGTCAGCAAGACAAGCAGATCGTCCATCTCCTTTTCAATCGTTTcacattttttctgcaattCATCGTATTCGGCTTGGACTTTCTTCAGCTCCCTAGTCGAATCATCCTGTCCATCAGTCTGACTTTGCTACAGGCATGTAATATGACGAAGACATCGATACGACATCCCCCACTCTCCTTACCAGTTTATTCAACTCGTGTTGGAGAGAATCTCTTTCTGCAATCAACGCTTCCTTTTCACTTCCAACATTGGCAAGCTGACTTTTAAGCTCGCCTATTTCCCTTGACAAGTTCATCTCTTCCGTCCCCGCTTTGCTCTTCAATAGATCGGCGTTTTCACTAGCAGCTTGCTCTGCCCGTCTGCTAGCCGCTAATTGCCTTTCCTAAACCGCACTAGCGTAAAGAAACGGTGTTATCCAAGGCGCTAACCAAGTTGGCAATAGCGTCGCGTCCTTCTTGAATTTCGTTTTGAATAGCAGCATTGATAGCTAGGGTCTCTTCCAGCTGCATTTGAAGTTTAGACTCGGTGCCATCATCCTCTGCTGACAACACTCAACAAAAACGTTGCTACGTTTCTAAACTCACCCCGTTTCGCTTCCGAAATAGTACTAGCTCGAAGTTCGAGATCTCTTTTAGCAGCCAATGCCTCATTCCGCTCCGCTTTCACCGATTCCAATTCTGCTTTCAAATCCCGAAGCTGCTGATCCTGATCACGAATTAGATCCTTGTACGAAGTGACGATGCTGTCGTGATCTTCCACTGGCGCTCCGTTCACTACTGCCGCTCCAGCCGCTAAGGGAGACTGACTGCGGCCAGAatgagacgacgaaggaagcgTGAGCTGATTGCTAGCAGCCTTGCTAACCGTATCTTCGTTATAACGATAGACGTTTCATAAAGCGTGCTGTACGAAGCGATTACGACAATCTTACCAAACTGGTCTTTAAAGAAGACGGTGAACATGTGatcaaataaaatttctTCTCCATTTTTTGCATCGAGctgcaagaaaacgacaaatGCCATTAGTTACTGCACGCAATTTATTCACCGTACCTGTGGATGCTTGGCTGCTCGTATGAATGCCTCCGAATGCATGACAAAGCCGAGACATCCATTGAACCGCTCGAGACCAATTCGTTGCTGAATGATCTGCTGGAGCGCGTCTCTAAAACGCCTTTGTCAAAAATTGAACGCTCAACTGTTGCCGGCTTACCGAGAGTAAGGTAGCTCTGTGCCGGGATGGCAGGCCAGGCAGATACCAAGTAGAAAGCACGACAAGCCTTGGACGAGACGATCTGGCTCTGTGTCTGGTTCGTGCTCGGCCAGTCCAGTAAGCTAAAACAAATATTTCGCGCAAACGTTTCGCTGCCCGAACGGCAGAACGTACAAAAGACATGTTCGATTGATTGCTTAGGAAGACGGTAACGCACTGAGCACTTCCAGCCAACCACGTGGAAAGGAGAATCAACAAACCAACGCGAGACTGCAAATGAGCGTTGGGCTGCAAGTAAACATCGATCCAATATCCAAGGGGAGAAAGCATTATCATTATCGCCGTACCTGACGTACTAAGTCAACAGACAGCTGAAGGAGAGTCGTAGGGGGTTGATCTAAACGCAGAAAATCTCATTCTGTCgctagttaattaattaaaatatgcAATTTCACCAGCAGTAACGGCCAGTTGCACTCTCAATAGTTGCTCTCGTTGGAAAGCATTCAAGGTAGccgccaaagaaacagaCGCAGACCAGGTGCAAAGAGGATCTTGACTGCAAGATTTATCAAATCATATCCAATTACCCTCCTCTTTTTTGTTGTGTACCTGAATAGTCCCGTGCAAAGCAGTTGTCCCGCGGACACAGTTTGGGCTACTGGAACGAGGAATAAGAAACCGTTTagagcgtttttttttggcgtttttACCGTCACTAGACGATGGAAGCAAAGTCGACACTATCTCCCCCTGTCCCTCTTCGTTCTTATAGAGAAAACTCTAAGGAAGACTAAATTGAACACGAAAATGAATGTGACGCATAGAAAATTTTACCTGAAAGCAATAAAGCGCTGCACATCGCAGAGGCAAGAGCTGTTTCTCACTAGCAATTGTCGACAGAAGTCCCAGTACGGCCGATCTAGATTAAAAGCACTTGGTaacttttttcttgcagtcAGTCcagcgattttttttcaaactTCGTTTGATCTCCGGGAAGCCGAAACTTCGAGAAAAGCTCCTGATTAGCGGGACTGCCCCGAATTACTTCAGCTACAGTATTGATTGCCTGAAAGAAATCACGTTCtgcgtcaacgacgacgacgaggataATTCAAGTCACCTGAGTCAACAGTTCGGAGGCAAGTCCATTCGAGTACATTAGAACGCAAAAAAGCTGAGTAAGACCTATATACAGagcgtaattaattaccctCTACAGATAGAAATGGGCGAGACcctctacaaaaaaaagatatggGCGCTTTCTtgagtctctaattcgtGTGCTAAATAATCGTTCCTATTAGCAACAGCCATACCACAGCTATGAATAGCCTTCTGGGACGAAGCAACGCCTTGTTGTGGATTCCCAGGAGAGACGAGAATTCCAACGAGCTGTTGAACGAGACAACGTCAAAACCGAGGACCAACGTTGCCAACAGATTAAACAGACCTTAAGCATGTGCATTATATTGGCAATTTTCTGCGAGTCCCACTGAACGGGCGAGTTCCCCTTTATCGGTAGACCCAAATCGAAAAAGGGAAGAATCCTGTGAATGTGACTAAGAGGCAGGCACGCGTAAACATATTGGATTATAACTGGTGTATGTATACCTCGCTTCCCTGAAGAAATTCTGATTTGACGTGTTGTTTTTCAACAGAGTGTGCATCAGTAGGATACAATCTTCGACAATAATCCCTTGATAGAATAAGATGACGCCATGACATACAGTATAGAAAGGCCGCGGGACTGCACCTCCGTCGCTGAGCCCTTCGTCAAAAACGATGTCGAGCAAGCGATCAAAAGCATTCTCAAATGCTACTATTTTCTATGTCACGGCTACTGTTTATTGAcacagaataaattcttttttttattacttGAATCATTGCATTGCCTTTTGTCAGCTGCAGGAGTATAAGAATGCCCTAAGAAAGCCGGCATTCTAAGCAGCGTGATTtcgcgtctttttttgtgtgtgcGTACCTCATTTCGAATGAAGTCTCTGCTATCAGACAATAAATCCATCAATTTTGAGACACCTATAAACGCGTATGACGCATTTGGTTTTAGAGTTTAGATCAAACATATGTACCCATTGGACTTCCGACAATTATCTCTTGCATCTGATTACTGCATAGAGAAACGCATTGACAGAGTCACAATTTCACCGTCCAAACGACGTCAGTACCATTTGTTCACAATCAACACGTTGAGCAGTTTTGCAGCGGGCCATCTCAAGTGAAAATCGTAGTCCTACAACGCGTAGAGTCCACCAGAATACATTCCACGAAAACTCTAAGTCTCCAACCTCAACAAAGGTGAGAACGAGCGTGACATTTTTCGGCTTCTTAATGAATATTTCCGTGAACTGGATTCCCagttcgctcgtcgacggcgtcgacgtcgaatcgacgctgACGACATTGCAAATCGTATCCAAGGCCAATTCAACGATATCCACGTCCGAActaggagaaagagagtTTCTATTCCGTTTAGGAAGGAATTTATATCACAGCTATCGTACCGATCTCGCTCCAAAACGTCCACGAGCAAATCCATGGCTTGAGTTCCGACTTCGAGGCGAAATTTCTTCGCAGGAAACACACTCAATATTGTGGCTATGTGCGAAGACGGGTTTTTACTTTGGACAGCGATCGAAGGGCTCGGACGGCATCTCGACGGTCGTTTAGAAGAGTCGACGATTGGATTCGATTGCACAGGCGTTCGATCTAGAAGcccgtttcgttttcgacgcgatcgcgactcgttttcgcttACCGTGTCTACGCCCGACGGCTGACTTGCTTCTCCCGATCCGCCTAAGACGGCGCTGATGCCTTTCGTGAAGATTTCCatcggacgacgaggagTGTTCAGTGTTATGCCACGTGGCACCTGGTGAGATCGCCCGTATTAGGAAAGGAGTACACAGTAATGGATCAGCGCTTTCCGTAAGGCAGTCTGCTATACAAAACGAATCCTCTATCTAAGGAGACGCATTTAGGTACAACTTCGGTGGCGGGACACCTCAGCAGGGTCACGGTATGGGAAATTGCCTCGTGATCCGGAGAGGACGTTAATCTTTCGCTTAGGCTTTGGAGGATATCCTCAGCAGAATTTTCAGCCCGGCTACAATGCGCAAACTCAAGCCATGTACCCAGGCCAGCAACCAAATTTTCAGGTACGTTCATGTCAGAGAAGCATTACTAATGTAGCACTTTTCAGTACAATCAACCGTACATGATGGGACAGGGACAGCCGGGTCACGGTCAAATTCAGGCCCAGTTTCATCCCCATCAGATGCATCAGATGCATCAGCAGATGCaccagcaacagcagcagcagcaggagTTCCTTCAGcgacagcaacaacaacttTTGGAACAGCAAAAGAAGgcggaggaagaagagcgtcGGAGGCTGGCGGAAGCGCAAAAGCAACgagattttcaatttcaaaagcaACGATTACAGGCAATGGGAGCGAGTCGGGGAAGCTCGAAGACGATTGACGACCTATTTGGGAAAGCGTTGACTGGATTTGCATCCAGCTCAGCGAGGTCAACTAAAAGGAGAGAGATGCCAGCACCAGCGCCAGCACCAGCATCGGCACCAGCTCCAGCTCCGGCGCCAGCTCCAGCGCCCAATCCAAGTGGGCAAGGTACTACTTAGCAGCAGACGAGTACCTACCAATACGTTGCATTTTTAGATGACTGGTCTGATTTTTCCCAAGCGTCTTCCGCGTCTGTTAGTGTGGCACCGCCTCAGCTTCAATCCCAATCACAGCCACTTGGATCGATTCCTAATCCAACGCCTAATGGTAGTATATATAATAGATGATATCCTAGTATTGACCaacttttctccttcttgaTACAGTTGgtgcgacggcgtcgacgtacgATAACCTTATGCAGAAGTCGCTCGTCGGCATGGCTGATCCGTCTTCCATCGCCGCCCGTCAACGCAGTTTTACTCCACCTTCCGTACCCAAGTTCATTCCTCAGAAAGACGAGCGAACGTTTCAGCAATCTGACAAGTCGAGAGTGTGGGGTTCTAGCGTCGCCAGCAGCGCTGGCCAATTTTCTGGACTCTTCGTTCAAGAAcccgaattcgacgactttcaaTCGGCTCCAGTCGCCGCTGTTCCGTCTCCGGCCGTTGTCAGTCAGCAGTCGACTCTTCCGCCTTGGTGTCATCCCACTTCGCCTCTAGTACCCTCGCTGTTTAAACGAATCTTCGCCAAATGTCGAGACTCGCAGGACGGACACGTCGACACGAATCTCGTATTTCCGATCCTATCTGCGTCCGGACTACCGAGACCAACGTTGAGATCAATCTGGTCTGTTGCGAACAAGACGACTCCCGGAAAGCTGAACGAGACCGAATTGTACGCCGTTCTTGGTTTAGTCGCTTGCGCTCAATCGGGTCAAACCGATCTCACGTTGGCCACTATAGCTGGACTGCCTCAGGCGCCCGTTCCTAGTCTAACTGGAGTCGATTTTGAGGAAATTCAAGCTGAAGGGCATGTTGCTGTTTCTGCTGCAGGCGTCAGCGGTTCTACAGCTCCTGCGTCGTCTTTTGCTCTCGGCGGTACGTTGTTGACGGTGGGCAGTAGCGGGGAGAGGACGCCGACTCCGCAACCAGCACCGGTCCCCCCTGCGGTTGTTTCCaattccgtcgacgacaagTACAACGTTTTTCGCGACACCCCAAGTGGTAGCATACAGCCGACACCGTCTCTTCCCTTG is a window from the Oscarella lobularis chromosome 10, ooOscLobu1.1, whole genome shotgun sequence genome containing:
- the LOC136191884 gene encoding general vesicular transport factor p115-like — encoded protein: MEIFTKGISAVLGGSGEASQPSGVDTIERLCNRIQSSTLLNDRRDAVRALRSLSKKFRLEVGTQAMDLLVDVLERDRSDVDIVELALDTICNVVSVDSTSTPSTSELGIQFTEIFIKKPKNVTLVLTFVEDYDFHLRWPAAKLLNVLIVNKCNQMQEIIVGSPMGVSKLMDLLSDSRDFIRNEGILILLQLTKGNAMIQKIVAFENAFDRLLDIVFDEGLSDGGIIVEDCILLMHTLLKNNTSNQNFFREASHIHRILPFFDLGLPIKGNSPVQWDSQKIANIMHMLKLVGILVSPGNPQQGVASSQKAIHSCGLTQLFCVLMYSNGLASELLTQAINTVAEVIRGSPANQELFSKFRLPGDQTKSAVLGLLSTIASEKQLLPLRCAALYCFQSFLYKNEEGQGEIVSTLLPSSSDVAQTVSAGQLLCTGLFSQDPLCTWSASVSLAATLNAFQREQLLRVQLAVTADQPPTTLLQLSVDLVRQPNAHLQSRVGLLILLSTWLAGSAQCVTVFLSNQSNMSFLTGLAEHEPDTEPDRLVQGLSCFLLGICLACHPGTELPYSRDALQQIIQQRIGLERFNGCLGFVMHSEAFIRAAKHPQLDAKNGEEILFDHMFTVFFKDQFDTVSKAASNQLTLPSSSHSGRSQSPLAAGAAVVNGAPVEDHDSIVTSYKDLIRDQDQQLRDLKAELESVKAERNEALAAKRDLELRASTISEAKREDDGTESKLQMQLEETLAINAAIQNEIQEGRDAIANLERQLAASRRAEQAASENADLLKSKAGTEEMNLSREIGELKSQLANVGSEKEALIAERDSLQHELNKLQSQTDGQDDSTRELKKVQAEYDELQKKCETIEKEMDDLLVLLTENTEKNKKLKEKLRGLGQEVSDDEDEDDEDEDEDEV